DNA from Desulfarculus baarsii DSM 2075:
GCCTTGAGATCCTGGCCGCCCAGTTCCGGCCGCACGCGGACCATGGTCGTGAGGTATTGGCTGACGGCCTTTTTGGCGTAGTCCTTTGAGGTCTTGGCCATGACCAGAAGCTGGAACTCCAGGCCCAAGGGCCGCAGGAGCTCGAATGTTTGCGAGGGCCGGGCTGCGCGGCGCTGGAGGACGTTGACGCAGCGCAGGGCCTTGGCGCGCATCTCGGTGATCTCCTCGCGCAGCTTGGGCGCGAAGCCCAGCCGCTGGCACAGCTCGGTCATTTGCTGTTCGTCCAGGCCGTCGGCCAGGGCCAGGAAGTAGAGCAGCCAGCGGCGCAATGGTTTGTCGATGAACGACAGGCGATACCAGGCCAAGGTTTCCTCGGCCTGGTCCAACAGCTCCAGTTGCTTGGCGGTCAGTTGCAGGGCCGGGTGAAAGACGCGCAGCAGCTTGAATTCGTTGAGCCGCTCGATGGCCGGCGTGACGCTTTCTTCTTCGAGGATATGCTTCAACTCGCCAAAGAGCCTGGAGCCGGTCAGGCGGCGGAAGGCGTCGATCTTGATGGCGTTTTTGATCAGGGCCTCGGTCAGCTTGCCGATGCGGAAACCAAAGCGTTGCTCGAAGCGGATGGCCCGAAAGACGCGGGTGGGGTCTTCGACAAAGGAAAGGTTGTGCAGGACGCGGATGACCTTTTCCTTGATGTCGCGCATGGCTTCGAAAAAGTCGATGAGCAGGCCGAACTGGCGGCCGTTGAGCCGCACGGCCATGGTGTTGATGGTGAAGTCGCGGCGATAGAGATCGAGCTTGACGCTGGAGTGTTCGACCACCGGCAGGGCGGCCGGCGACATGTAGTATTCCAGGCGGGCGGTGGCCAAGTCCATGGTCAGGCCGCTGTCGAAGAGGAGCTTGGCGGTGTTGAATTTCTTGTGGGTGCGCAGGCGCAGATCGTCGCGGCCCTGGGCGAAGGCCCGGGCGAACTCGATGGCGTCGCCTTCGACGACGACGTCGATATCCAGGTGATCGCTGCGCAAAAACAGATCACGCACCGAGCCTCCCACCAAATAGACGTCCTCGCCCAGGTCGTCGCCCACCTTGCCCATCTGTTGCAGGATGGTCACCACCGGCTTGGGCAGGCGCTCGTGCAGGAGGTTGGCGATGTTTTTGTGGCGGATGGTCTGGGGCGCGGCTTCGCCCTCGCCGATGCTTTCGCTGATCAGCGGCCGCTCCAGCAGGGTGTTGAGCAGGTCGGTGCGGGTGATGACGCCGATCATCTCGCCGTTTTCCATCACCGGCACCAGGCGGAAGCGTTGTTCGAGCAGGGCCTTTTCGACCTCCAGCAGAGGCGCGTCGGGCGCGACGGGCTTGACGCCGGGGGTCATGTACTCGCGCACGGCCAGGTCGCCCAGGCCGTGGTAGACGGCCTTTTCCACGTCCTGCCTGGTGATCACGCCCAGGATGTCCTGGCCGTCGACGACGGGCATGACGTTGATGTCGTAGCGCGTGAAGCGCTCGGGCAGTTCGCGCAGCAGCAATTGCGGCGGCGCCGAGATCACCGGGCTGGTCATCAACTCGCGGGCGCTGATGCTGGGGTTGATGTGGGTGTGCAGGGCCATTTCCAGCTTGGCCCGGGCCTCGACCAGGGTCATGTCGCGCAGGGTGGCGCTGGCCGCCGAGGGATGGCCGCCGCCGCCCAGGGCCTTGGCGATAACTCCGGCGTCGACCTCGTGCAGGCGCGAGCGGGCCACCAGATAGACCCGCCCCTCCATGCGGGCCAGGGCGAAGACGGCGTCGTGGTTTTCCATCTCCATGAATTTGTGCACCAGGGCGGCCAACTCGGGAAAGTAGCCCTCGCGGCTGACCTCGGTGACGATCACCTGCACGCCGCTGATGTTCAGCGGCTCGGCCCCGTGGATCAGGTCGTTGAGCAGGCCCACTTCCTCGGCGGTCAGCTCGCGGGTGATCAGTTCGCTGACCACGCTGAGGTTGGCCCCCTGGCCCAGCAGCCAGGCGGCGGCGTGGTAGTCCTCGGGCGTGGTCGAGACAAAAGTGAAGCTGCCGGTGTCTTCGTAGATGCCAAGGGCCAGGATGGTGGCCTCGTCGTCGCTCAGCTCGACATTATTTTCGCGCAGATGCTCGCAGAGCAAACTCACCGTGGCCCCGATCTTGCGCACCTGCTGCCAGTGGGCCCTGACGTCCTGGTCGCTGTCGGGATGATGGTCGTAGGCGATGATCTCCACCTCGGGATCCTCGGCCAACTTGGCAAAGGGTCCGATGCGGTCCAGGCGTCTTGTGTCGACCAGGATCAAGCGTTTGACCCGCTCGAAGGGCACCTGCTTGACCTTGACGAAGTTGAACATGAAACACACCGACTCGACATAAAAATTGCGCAGATTGCGCTCCTGCGCGCCGGGCAGGGCCAGCATGGCTTCGGGGTAGAGCTTGGCCGCGGCCAGCATGCTGGCCAGGGCGTCGAAATCGGCGTTGACGTGGGTGGTGATGACTTCCACGTCGCGTTGGATGGCGCTGGCGTTTTGCTGGTCCATGGCTCCCTTCAGCCGCGGGGGTGGCATTGGCGGTGAACATCCACCAGCCGTTTCATGCCCAGATGGGTGTAGATTTGCGTGGTGCCGATGTCGGCGTGGCCCAGCATGAGTTGGACGCTGCGCAGGTCGGCCCCGCCCTCCAGCAGATGGGTGGCGAAGGTGTGGCGCAGGGTGTGCGGGCTGACGTGGTGGTCGATGCCGGCGGCCGCCACGTGCTTGGCCAGGATCTTCCACACGCCCATGCGGCTGAGCTTGCCGCCGCGGGCGTTCAAAAACACCGTGTCGCTGGCTTTTTGGCCGCGCAGCAGGTTTTGCCTGGGCCCGCGCAGATAGTCCTCCAGGCGTTGGATGGCCACTTGGTGCAGGGGGACCAGGCGCTCCTTGGCGCCCTTGCCGCGCACCAGCAGGCAACCGATCTGGAATTGGAT
Protein-coding regions in this window:
- a CDS encoding CBS domain-containing protein, whose protein sequence is MDQQNASAIQRDVEVITTHVNADFDALASMLAAAKLYPEAMLALPGAQERNLRNFYVESVCFMFNFVKVKQVPFERVKRLILVDTRRLDRIGPFAKLAEDPEVEIIAYDHHPDSDQDVRAHWQQVRKIGATVSLLCEHLRENNVELSDDEATILALGIYEDTGSFTFVSTTPEDYHAAAWLLGQGANLSVVSELITRELTAEEVGLLNDLIHGAEPLNISGVQVIVTEVSREGYFPELAALVHKFMEMENHDAVFALARMEGRVYLVARSRLHEVDAGVIAKALGGGGHPSAASATLRDMTLVEARAKLEMALHTHINPSISARELMTSPVISAPPQLLLRELPERFTRYDINVMPVVDGQDILGVITRQDVEKAVYHGLGDLAVREYMTPGVKPVAPDAPLLEVEKALLEQRFRLVPVMENGEMIGVITRTDLLNTLLERPLISESIGEGEAAPQTIRHKNIANLLHERLPKPVVTILQQMGKVGDDLGEDVYLVGGSVRDLFLRSDHLDIDVVVEGDAIEFARAFAQGRDDLRLRTHKKFNTAKLLFDSGLTMDLATARLEYYMSPAALPVVEHSSVKLDLYRRDFTINTMAVRLNGRQFGLLIDFFEAMRDIKEKVIRVLHNLSFVEDPTRVFRAIRFEQRFGFRIGKLTEALIKNAIKIDAFRRLTGSRLFGELKHILEEESVTPAIERLNEFKLLRVFHPALQLTAKQLELLDQAEETLAWYRLSFIDKPLRRWLLYFLALADGLDEQQMTELCQRLGFAPKLREEITEMRAKALRCVNVLQRRAARPSQTFELLRPLGLEFQLLVMAKTSKDYAKKAVSQYLTTMVRVRPELGGQDLKAMGYLPGPLYKQILDTLLAARLDGQVQTRQDEIDLVENRFGQRKGELSY